The genome window CAGTGTACGAAGAAACCATTATAAGTACGAAAAACCACCAAAACCCTGAGGCAGTTCGAGTGGCGATGCttctacatttattttaaattactattcATAACATTAAAGATTACTATTCATACATGGGAGCCAGTTCAGAGCCCTGCTGCAGCAACCCTCCAATGGTGAACCATAAGGAATTACGAATACTGAATTGGTTAACAAAGTATTCAGGTTCCTCTATGCAGGGATAAGGGTTGTTCCATTCTGTCGGCGAAAGCCTGCCCATGATAAAAATGGCTATTGATACCAGGATGTACGCAACCCCTAACATTAACCATACTGAAGTGGAGAAAGGTGAAGTGAACATAAATAAGCTTGGTGGAACTGGCTCAGGTTTTCTATACAAAATGCTAATTCCTTTGGAAGTTTTTGTTAGTTTACTTAACACTGATTCCATATGATCCATACCAACCTAAATTCATAAAAGGCATGGTAAAATCAACTGCTCCTTCTCTTTCTGAGGTGATGGTTAGGTCTGTAATGGCCAATTCTGCTTTCTGCACAAGGAATAGTAATGTTTTCTACTACtactaaattgaaatttacctTACTCCATCTATGATTTGTCTGATTACTCCATCCCACTGCATGCTTGAGCGGTTCAAATTCCCATTTTTGCCATCCTCCTGTACAACAAATGTATAGTTGAACCCCAAATGAATGCTCAGCTCTTGTATCACATCAATGCAGAAGCCTTCAAACCTGTCATTCCCTACTAACTGATCTGTGGTCTCTTTGAGCATGGCATAAGGAGAGGTCTTCAAAATAGTGTTCAATATGTCATGAAGAAGGATTTTATTAAGTACTTGCCAGCACTATTATAACTTTGAACGtggtattaaaaatattggtcTCTTCCTCAATGTCCTCTAATGGTTTTATATCTCTTCGACTAGTGGTCAAGACAGTAGTAGCGGTGTTCCACTGCCCCACATTGCGCAAGCCTTCTGTAGTCAGCTCCAGCAAATCCAGTTTAAAATCACTTCTAAAACCTTCTATATCGAATCTGATGTTTCTGGTAAGACCTCCAAAATTCATCTGAAAAACATGGTTCAATGCTTCATGTAAATTTCCATTAGAAACATACCCCTTTTAGTTGATTTGCGATGGTGTATCCATATTTCCAAGAATCACTGTCTCGACACGAAAGCCTTTGAGCCTCAATGCCATCGTGGGATTGAAGCAAATCTTGGAGAACTGTATAAAACATGCTTAATCCATCTATAAGCAATGCTGTGGATAAGCGCATtctgtatttttcttcttctgggAGGTTCAGAGTTTTAACAATTTCGCTTTGGAAGGAGACTGCTTTGGATTCTGTTGGATCAAAGAGACGGATCTAAAactcttttaatataatttagtatttagtTTTGTTTAGTCGGTTTACTCCAGTTATATTGGCACCACCATATTGAAAAGGCTCCAGATCAATAGTACCCAAATCTAGATTAGTGATAATGTAGTGATAATGATCGTTGATGATTCCCACTTGCTGGGCCTGTTTCAAGACTTCTTCTAAGACGTCGATGGAACAGTCCAGCAGAATATTAGTGTCAGGCATCTTTTTGATGTTGCTGAGAACCTTAATTTTGCTTAGTTTAAATAGACACACTGTggtattttaattacttctcTATAGCTGCCATTAGAAACTTTGTCCAGCTGCCTGAATATGAAGTGGACTCCATAGGACATGTTTAACTCGAACAGAGGAGCTATTCTCACCAGGCTTTCGTTGTCCTCGAATAGTATGATCAGTCTGCTCCAGTTATAAATTCGAATCTGTAAGTTTAAGTGACGAAAAGTGTGGCATGTCCGAGTGCAGGTAATTTCGGTGATATACCGAGAATTGGAGGACTAAAGGCATACGacaaacaagtttttgttAGCTgattaaatgtaattatattagctttttcaaaaaggttgataagtattaaaaattacaaaaaatccttaaaaatatctttgcATTTTCAGTTTCTTGATATATTGGCGGAGATTACACATTTCTTTAATTGCTGATTATCATGTCTTGGTTGGTAACATATCGGATAAATCGGATATTATCTGTGCTAATATTTGAGTGAAAGAAATTTGTAGTAAGCATATCTTGAAATTTCATCTATATAACCTCcgaaatattaacaaaaagcaTTTCTTAAGGGCTATTCTCAAAGAGCTTTACCACTCTTCGGGATCATTTTTCTACACCTATTTCTAGGAGTTTATTTTACCCTAGGGAATTACCACAATATTATAAATTGCATATGTATTTATGCACCTTATTcagaaacactctgtatgtaaGTTAAAGTATGGCAATTGTGATATGAATCGTGAAGAATCGATAGGCTaactgacttttttaaatacattagACAGGGTCTTAATTAGCCTTTTTAATGTAAGTTATATTGGCTTATCGAACAATAGCAATAAATACCTAAAACCCTTAAAAAATACACGTTTAAGTTCCCACTTAAGTTTCTTGATATGATGGtggatgaaaataattcatatcattaacaattttccaatttgggCCGCTAATTCGCCGGATAAACCGGATGATTAccatgttaatattttttaacatagtTCTTTTCATTGGTAATAGCTCACCAGATGCACGAAGAAACGGGCGAGTTCGCTGGGATGGGGGTGCAAATTGATCGCACACCGATTGCGCGCAATTTTCGGGTCGTAGTGGATTTCAATTTGCGGAATTTCCTTGTTATCGCATATCGCTTGAATGTAGTTGGAGGAGTAAATGGAGCTGGGGCCGATTATGCCCACCACCTCTCTTTCTAGCAAGGAGCAAACCGCTATCccagaaaaagttatttatgtGAGAAAAGATTCAAATAACCTACCCCTTCTTGCCTCTAAAGTATTGTAATAAGACACATTAAACTTCTCACTTAACAGCTCCAATTGCCCTTCCGAGTTCTCCCTGTTCAATCTACTGGTGGCAATTTCAAAGGCAGCATAATGAACCGGATAACTAAACACACCACCTAATGGGCAAAACCTTAGATTTCCCCTTTAAAGTGCACACTCACCGACTCGGTACACAGTCTTAATCTCAGCTTTACAGCCGCAAATCAATAAGATCAGATAAACGAACTTCTGTGCAATGGGCATTATCgcctataaaaataatgattcaAGTGTGGACAGGTCTTAAGATTGAAGCACTGAAACCCATAAACTTGCTTTGAATTTATTTCGGAGGCGGCAATAAACCGcggttatttttagtttctggaATTGTGCCGAGGCTCTGGACTGATGTGTGTTTGAATCAGTTTATCGtttatttcttgttaaatttataaattactaaCGCGGCGCTTAGGACAGGAACAGATCGTCAAAAGGGACATTCCCGAATACAGATTCTCCGACTTTGTAGGCGATTATCTTGACCAGGCCAGTGATGCCGCTGCCCAATTCGTTCAGCACGTCCTGGTCGTTCTCGTTAATGAAGTTGTTCACGGCGTCACCTGGACACTTTTTCCGTTTCAAAATTACTCAGGAAAATTTGCCATATTTACCCATTTGCTTGTTGCCGTTGAAGAGATTATCGAACCTGAAATGGGCCTTTTCGATCTTCCATTCCAGAGTGTCGTCTCGCCGAAGTTTTGCGTAGATTACCCCATCCCTCTCTTCCAAGTTGTAGGAAACGTGGTATTTCAAGTCGAAGTTCTCTGAGAAAATGCGTTAAACAGAACTCCTTCGACCGAAGCATACTCACTAATTGTGATCTCAAAGGGCCCACTCCCCTTCACGGGCAGAACCATGATCTTCCCGTCTATGTCGTAGTCCCCTATGAGGGTTGAGTTCTCCATGAACACTCTAATGTAAATCTTTTGGTTGCGGAAGTCCGTCCTACAGAAACCTTCAAGTGATAAGTGCTAACAGCCAGTAGCGTCTATCTACTCCATATCAATCAGCTTCGCAGTATCGAATCCATAGATGGACAAATCAATGAAGCTCAGCCTCAGATTGGACCCTGCGGCTGTATCGACCCTTGGGAACTTCAAGGGGAGCAAGTTGGAGAGTCGCAACTGCTTGTCCCCTTTGATCAGAGAGGGCAAAGCTTCATTTCCACGAGACACGTAGCAGTCCTTCAGATTCGGGTCTGATTTGCTGCAAGGCCTGATGTAAGGGGCTGAAAGGACACGTTTGTAAGCCGCTTTCGTTCCAGGAACATTTTGTCACTTACGTAGCAATGGGGCACTATTCACATAACTAACGAGGACTAAACCAGCCAACAAGAGCTGCATGGTCATAGGCGAGATCTCTAGCGTAGGTTCACAA of Euwallacea similis isolate ESF13 chromosome 3, ESF131.1, whole genome shotgun sequence contains these proteins:
- the LOC136420064 gene encoding glutamate receptor ionotropic, kainate 2-like, which codes for MPIAQKFVYLILLICGCKAEIKTVYRVGGVFSYPVHYAAFEIATSRLNRENSEGQLELLSEKFNVSYYNTLEARRAVCSLLEREVVGIIGPSSIYSSNYIQAICDNKEIPQIEIHYDPKIARNRCAINLHPHPSELARFFVHLIRIYNWSRLIILFEDNESLVRIAPLFELNMSYGVHFIFRQLDKVSNGSYREVLSNIKKMPDTNILLDCSIDVLEEVLKQAQQVGIINDHYHYIITNLDLGTIDLEPFQYGGANITGIRLFDPTESKAVSFQSEIVKTLNLPEEEKYRMRLSTALLIDGLSMFYTVLQDLLQSHDGIEAQRLSCRDSDSWKYGYTIANQLKGMNFGGLTRNIRFDIEGFRSDFKLDLLELTTEGLRNVGQWNTATTVLTTSRRDIKPLEDIEEETNIFNTTFKVIIVLTSPYAMLKETTDQLVGNDRFEGFCIDVIQELSIHLGFNYTFVVQEDGKNGNLNRSSMQWDGVIRQIIDGKAELAITDLTITSEREGAVDFTMPFMNLGISILYRKPEPVPPSLFMFTSPFSTSVWLMLGVAYILVSIAIFIMGRLSPTEWNNPYPCIEEPEYFVNQFSIRNSLWFTIGGLLQQGSELAPISIATRTASGFWWFFVLIMVSSYTANLAAFLTVTTLVTPFKNIDELARQSEIKYGAKKQGATENFFRDSNVSVYQKVSSHLKLHPEEMTTENDEGVRRVETENYAYLMESTTIEYMIQRHCSLAQVGGLLDDKGYGIAMKKESPYRKDLSTEVIKLQETGVLTRLKIKWWKEKRGGSTCSSAKKDESESKALDLQNVGGVFLVLFVGAILAFFGSFLELMARIYKKCQIRKESFVHELKKEMGFFVQFKKNVKEVTPFEEKDGIQ